Proteins from one Mesoplodon densirostris isolate mMesDen1 chromosome 1, mMesDen1 primary haplotype, whole genome shotgun sequence genomic window:
- the LOC132492646 gene encoding interferon-induced protein with tetratricopeptide repeats 1-like: MSNNADEDQIKDKLEQLRCHFTWELVIKDDEIPDLENRVLDQIEFLDTKYNIGIYNLLAYVKHLRGQNEEALKSLKEAEDLTLQEYGNQSDVRSLVTWGNYAWLHYHMGRHAEAQIYLDEVKNTCRKLANSSSYRMECPQMDCEEGWALLKCGGENYERAKVCFEKALEEDPENPEFSTGYAITIYRLESFHKEERSPGAFCLNTLKQAIRLNPKDAYIKVLLALKLQAVGQEAEGEKYIKEALTNASSKIYVFRYIATFYRRKGSLGEALRFLKLALEATPSSVLLHHQMGLCYKAQIIQIKKATNWQPKGQDKANVNRIIQSAIYHFEFAVQQKPTFEFAYIDLAEMYTEAGDHKKAEDAYQKVLCMEALNKHMLQQVHFHYGRFLEYQKKSEVDAISHYLKAVKIENASLGRNKSISSLKKLALKKLQKDASDIESLCILGFIHKVKGEMNEALEYYEQALRLVPVLENSVLVTDP; the protein is encoded by the coding sequence taataatgctGATGAAGATCAGATCAAGGATAAGCTGGAACAGTTGAGATGTCACTTTACATGGGAGTTGGTCATTAAAGACGATGAAATACCTGATTTAGAAAACAGGGTCTTGGACCAGATTGAGTTCCTAGACACCAAATACAACATAGGAATATACAACTTACTGGCCTATGTGAAACACCTGAGAGGCCAGAACGAGGAAGCCCTGAAGAGTTTGAAAGAAGCTGAAGACTTAACCCTGCAAGAATATGGCAACCAATCAGACGTGAGAAGTCTGGTTACCTGGGGCAACTATGCCTGGCTGCATTACCACATGGGCCGACATGCAGAAGCCCAGATTTACCTGGACGAGGTGAAGAACACTTGCAGGAAGCTTGCAAATTCCTCCAGCTACAGAATGGAGTGTCCTCAGATGGACTGTGAGGAAGGATGGGCCTTGCTGAAATGTGGAGGAGAGAATTATGAACGGGCCAAGGTCTGCTTTGAAAAGGCTCTGGAAGAGGACCCTGAAAACCCTGAATTCAGCACTGGGTATGCAATCACCATCTATCGCCTGGAGAGCTTTCACAAAGAAGAACGAAGTCCTGGGGCATTTTGTCTGAATACCCTAAAACAGGCTATCAGGCTAAATCCAAAAGATGCATATATTAAGGTTCTCCTTGCCCTGAAGCTTCAAGCTGTAGGACAagaagctgaaggagaaaaatacattaaagaaGCACTGACCAACGCGTCTTCAAAGATCTATGTCTTCCGATATATTGCCACCTTTTACCGAAGAAAAGGCTCTCTGGGTGAAGCTCTTCGGTTCTTAAAACTGGCCTTGGAAGCAACACCCTCCTCTGTCCTCCTGCATCACCAGATGGGGCTTTGCTACAAGGCACAAATCATCCAAATAAAGAAAGCTACAAACTGGCAGCCTAAAGGACAGGATAAAGCAAACGTCAACAGAATAATACAATCAGCCATATATCATTTTGAATTTGCTGTGCAACAAAAGCCCACATTTGAGTTTGCTTACATAGACCTGGCAGAAATGTACACAGAAGCAGGTGACCACAAAAAAGCTGAAGATGCTTATCAAAAGGTGTTATGCATGGAAGCACTCAACAAACATATGCTGCAACAGGTACACTTCCACTACGGCCGATTTCTggaatatcaaaaaaaatctgaagttgATGCAATCAGCCATTAtttaaaagcagtaaaaataGAAAACGCATCATTAGGAAGGAATAAAAGTATCAGTTCTTTGAAGAAATTGGCTTTAAAGAAACTTCAGAAAGATGCATCAGATATAGAAAGCTTGTGCATCCTTGGGTTCATCCACAAAGTAAAAGGAGAAATGAATGAAGCCCTGGAGTATTACGAGCAGGCCCTGAGGCTGGTTCCTGTCTTGGAGAACTCTGTGCTTGTGACCGACCCGTAG